TCGTCGGCTTGCCGCGTTGTCGCCAAGTGACGGTACGACGCCGACAAAACCTGGGTCACCATCGAACACACCGAACAAAACGTTACGACGATGAGCGATCGCAATTTCCCTGTTTCTCAGCCAATTCAACCTCGCCCCGCGCGGTTGCATCCCCGCGTGCGTCAGCGACAACCGACTCATGTTGCCGGGTTGTTGTCGCGGGTGGCACCTTTGGTGGTGTTGGGGGTTGGTTCGCTGTGGTGGATGACTCATTTGGAATTGGCGACAGCGCAATACCCACAACAGAATTTTCAGCAGAACGGCTACGGTCAGAACAACTTTCAACCTGCGCCGGCCCAGTTCAATAGCGGGATTCCCACGATTCCAGCGTCGACCGCGATCCCGTCGGCTCAACCACAGGCTGATGCGGTTTCCGAGCCCGAGTTGGCCGATGCAGAATCCGACGCCGGTGCAGGATGGCAACTGCCAGGCATTTTGGGCAAATTCGCCGAGGGTGGTTGGTTGATGTTGCCGTTGGCGTTTTGCTCGTTGGTTGTATTTGCCTTGTCGCTCGAGCGTTTGGTGGCGCTGCGTCGCGGACGCGTGATTCCCCGCCCGTTCGTTCGCCGGTTCACCGAGTGTGTCGAAGATGGCCAATTGAGTTACGAAGAGGCGACCGAGATCTGCGAAGAGTTTGATTGTCCGGTGGCCGAGGTGTTCCAAGCCGCGGTG
Above is a window of Novipirellula caenicola DNA encoding:
- a CDS encoding MotA/TolQ/ExbB proton channel family protein gives rise to the protein MSDRNFPVSQPIQPRPARLHPRVRQRQPTHVAGLLSRVAPLVVLGVGSLWWMTHLELATAQYPQQNFQQNGYGQNNFQPAPAQFNSGIPTIPASTAIPSAQPQADAVSEPELADAESDAGAGWQLPGILGKFAEGGWLMLPLAFCSLVVFALSLERLVALRRGRVIPRPFVRRFTECVEDGQLSYEEATEICEEFDCPVAEVFQAAVRRWGRPMFEIEQAVMDAGDRVADGLRRFVRVFHAISNVAPLLGLLGTVLGMIEAFETISSQESIGRPEMLASGISTALMTTAGGLMVAIPAYLAYMYFSSKSDRYLGEIDKLCQRVVDCISAEGLENSGNARPQRKRRAA